Proteins co-encoded in one Archocentrus centrarchus isolate MPI-CPG fArcCen1 unplaced genomic scaffold, fArcCen1 scaffold_27_ctg1, whole genome shotgun sequence genomic window:
- the ccn1l2 gene encoding cellular communication network factor 1, like 2 has protein sequence MLRPVALQQVFFTLFVLGRAAVMAESECPAECSCDPLPPLCLPGVSWVTDHCGCCKLCARQLNEACSATEPCDHIKGLRCHLGAGGDPERGLCQAEAYGLPCAFNGQVYQHGEDFQPNCQHHCTCMNGVVGCMPLCPYQVPLPQWRCSHSRLVQAEGSCCEEWVCDNVNSISEEPGNPTHTSLSERWPHSNHISPLLPAQLQNHLPATSGGDTFRNKEMESFPLSEVLQESRCLPQTTEWTQCSTTCGMGISSRVTNNNPECQLVRETRLCQIQHCELQLPKNNKEKKCQRTFRPHKPISITFSGCFTARRYRPRTCGACTDGRCCAPSVSRTVQLHFHCPSGDTFYNVMWIQRCSCSTSCGKDTDHSSSLVSLYNDIHTFRD, from the exons ATGCTTCGCCCTGTTGCTTTACAGCAGGTCTTCTTCACCCTGTTTGTACTTGGCAGAGCAGCAGTGATG GCGGAGAGTGAATGCCCAGCTGAATGTTCCTGTGATCCCTTGCCCCCGCTGTGCCTGCCGGGCGTCAGCTGGGTAACTGACCATTGTGGCTGTTGCAAACTCTGCGCTCGGCAGTTGAATGAGGCCTGCAGTGCCACAGAACCCTGCGATCATATCAAGGGGCTACGCTGCCATCTGGGGGCTGGAGGAGACCCAGAGAGAGGACTATGTCAAG cTGAGGCCTATGGCTTGCCCTGTGCATTCAATGGGCAAGTGTACCAGCACGGTGAAGACTTCCAGCCCAACTGCCAGCACCACTGCACCTGCATGAATGGTGTGGTGGGCTGCATGCCCCTCTGTCCCTACCAAGTGCCCCTGCCGCAGTGGCGATGCTCACATTCCCGGTTGGTGCAGGCTGAAGGTAGCTGCTGTGAGGAATGGGTGTGCGACAATGTCAACAGCATCAGTGAGGAGCCGGGCAATCCAACACACACCTCCCTGTCAGAGAGATGGCCCCATTCAAACCACATCAGTCCTTTGCTGCCAGCCCAGCTGCAAAATCACCTCCCAGCTACCAGTGGAGGAGACACATTCcgaaataaag AGATGGAATCCTTCCCCCTGTCTGAGGTGCTACAAGAGTCCCGCTGTTTACCACAAACCACTGAGTGGACCCAGTGCTCCACCACATGTGGGATGGGCATTTCAAGTCGTGTAACCAATAACAACCCAGAATGTCAGCTGGTCAGAGAAACTAGATTGTGCCAGATCCAGCACTGTGAGCTGCAGCTACCTAAAAATAACAAG gagaagaaatgTCAGCGAACCTTCCGCCCACACAAACCAATCAGCATCACCTTTAGTGGATGCTTTACAGCTCGACGATATCGTCCTCGTACCTGTGGGGCTTGCACTGATGGCCGCTGCTGTGCCCCATCCGTCTCCCGCACCGTGCAGCTCCACTTCCACTGCCCCAGTGGTGACACCTTCTACAATGTAATGTGGATCCAGCGCTGCAGCTGCAGTACAAGCTGTGGTAAAGACACTGATCATTCCAGCTCTTTAGTCAGCCTCTACAATGACATCCACACTTTCAGGGACTGA